The following coding sequences are from one Arthrobacter crystallopoietes window:
- the hisN gene encoding histidinol-phosphatase, producing MTRDVQSYNDDLRLAHVMADSVDSQTMARFKALDLKIETKPDLTPVTDADRAAEEAIRGQLSRARPRDAVLGEEYGSSGHGSRRWIIDPIDGTKNFVRGVPVWATLIALVDEDRPVVGLVSAPALGKRWWAATGTGAYMGRSLSAATRLRVSDVNRLEDASLSYSSLTGWQERGNFPEFLGLTESVWRTRAYGDFWSYCMVAEGAVDIACEPELNLYDMAALVPIVTEAGGRFSSLEGEDGPFGGNALATNGTLHDEVLYRLNPQLRGQRPAAHPEDGSLPETAPEASMEADGLR from the coding sequence ATGACCCGTGACGTTCAAAGCTATAACGACGATCTGCGCCTGGCCCATGTGATGGCCGATTCCGTGGATTCGCAGACCATGGCCCGCTTCAAGGCGCTGGACCTGAAAATCGAGACCAAGCCGGATCTCACCCCTGTCACGGATGCGGACCGCGCCGCTGAAGAGGCCATCCGCGGCCAACTCTCCCGGGCCCGGCCGCGCGACGCGGTCCTCGGCGAGGAATACGGCAGCAGCGGCCACGGCTCCCGCCGCTGGATCATCGATCCCATCGACGGCACGAAGAACTTCGTCCGCGGGGTGCCGGTCTGGGCCACCTTGATCGCGCTGGTAGACGAAGACCGTCCCGTGGTCGGCCTGGTCAGCGCGCCGGCTCTGGGCAAGCGCTGGTGGGCCGCGACCGGAACCGGTGCCTACATGGGACGTTCGCTGTCCGCGGCCACCCGGCTCCGGGTATCCGATGTCAACCGGCTCGAGGACGCGTCCCTCTCCTATTCCAGCCTCACCGGCTGGCAGGAACGCGGCAACTTCCCGGAGTTCCTCGGCCTCACCGAATCCGTCTGGCGCACCCGTGCCTACGGGGACTTCTGGTCCTACTGCATGGTGGCCGAGGGCGCCGTCGACATTGCCTGCGAACCCGAACTCAACCTCTATGACATGGCGGCCCTCGTGCCGATCGTGACCGAGGCCGGCGGACGGTTCAGTTCGCTCGAGGGCGAGGACGGACCCTTCGGCGGCAACGCGTTGGCCACGAACGGCACGCTGCACGACGAGGTCCTCTACCGGCTCAATCCGCAGTTGCGCGGCCAGCGTCCGGCCGCACACCCGG